A genome region from Arachidicoccus soli includes the following:
- a CDS encoding sulfatase family protein, whose protein sequence is MFKKLILSVFAIFALAIMVRAQQRPNILIIVSDDHAYQSIGAYGSPYHGTPNIDKLASQGATYTNAFVTNSLCGPSRACLLTSKYSNINGFKDNFSRFDPSQPTFASYLTKAGYQTAWIGKWHLESLPQHFSYFKILPGQGYYYNPDFIDMHNDTARIPGYCTDVITNITLNWLKDRDTSKPFCLVVGEKATHRSWIPDTADFGAFDSVVFKQPTDLFDDYKNRYAGKVNNMNIANTMRLGYDLKMEADTGFGNDNYVRFTPSQQKYFDKYYDSVYTDFKPRHLTGKALTDWKYQRFMHDYYATALDLDRNVGRIVDFIDKNGLGKNTIVIYTSDQGLYLGEHGWFDKRYMYEESFKTPFIVRYPKLIKPNTRDSTMVMLLDVAPTFMQLAGLSVPKDMQGKSLIPVFKGDGKNFRNEVFYHYYEYPNEHNALPHFGIRTERYVLIRYYKPDQAWKDKLVNKGSLIIDTYNPKDYWELYDLKTDPNEVNNIYEANKNSSLVKGLKEDLNDLIKKYKQTDAAKILKDQPVN, encoded by the coding sequence ATGTTTAAGAAATTAATTTTATCTGTTTTTGCAATTTTTGCATTAGCGATTATGGTTCGGGCACAACAACGCCCTAATATTTTAATCATCGTTTCGGATGATCATGCATATCAATCTATTGGCGCTTATGGCTCACCCTATCATGGCACGCCCAATATTGACAAGCTCGCTTCACAGGGAGCAACTTATACAAATGCATTTGTAACTAATTCGTTATGTGGCCCTAGTCGTGCTTGTTTACTTACGAGCAAATACAGTAATATCAATGGGTTTAAAGATAATTTTTCACGCTTTGATCCTTCGCAGCCCACATTCGCCAGCTATCTCACAAAGGCAGGATATCAAACCGCCTGGATTGGAAAATGGCATTTGGAATCTTTGCCTCAGCATTTTTCCTATTTTAAAATATTGCCGGGGCAAGGATATTATTATAATCCGGACTTTATTGATATGCATAACGATACTGCGCGTATTCCAGGATATTGTACGGATGTTATTACTAATATCACATTGAATTGGTTGAAAGATCGGGATACCTCCAAACCATTTTGTTTGGTGGTTGGAGAGAAAGCTACGCATCGTTCCTGGATTCCCGACACAGCAGACTTTGGCGCTTTTGATAGTGTAGTATTTAAGCAACCAACAGATTTATTTGACGATTACAAAAATCGTTATGCAGGAAAGGTAAACAATATGAATATAGCAAACACAATGCGCCTTGGATATGATTTAAAGATGGAAGCTGATACTGGTTTTGGCAATGATAATTATGTAAGGTTTACACCTTCACAGCAAAAATATTTCGACAAATATTATGATTCTGTCTATACCGACTTCAAGCCCAGACATCTTACTGGTAAAGCCTTGACAGATTGGAAGTATCAGCGTTTTATGCATGATTATTATGCTACCGCGTTAGACCTGGATCGAAATGTTGGCCGTATTGTAGATTTTATTGATAAAAATGGTTTGGGAAAAAATACAATTGTGATATATACCTCTGATCAAGGGTTATATTTAGGTGAACATGGTTGGTTCGATAAAAGATATATGTATGAAGAATCTTTCAAAACACCTTTTATTGTTCGCTATCCAAAACTGATAAAACCCAATACACGCGATAGTACAATGGTGATGTTGCTGGATGTGGCGCCTACTTTTATGCAACTTGCAGGATTGTCTGTGCCAAAAGATATGCAAGGTAAATCTTTGATTCCGGTATTTAAAGGTGATGGCAAAAATTTCCGTAACGAAGTTTTCTATCATTATTATGAATATCCCAATGAACACAATGCGTTGCCGCATTTTGGCATTCGTACAGAAAGATATGTTTTAATACGTTATTACAAGCCCGATCAGGCATGGAAAGATAAATTGGTTAACAAAGGAAGCTTAATCATTGATACTTACAATCCCAAAGATTATTGGGAGCTATATGATTTAAAAACAGATCCAAATGAAGTGAATAATATTTATGAAGCGAATAAAAATTCGTCCCTTGTAAAGGGTTTGAAAGAGGACTTAAACGATTTAATAAAAAAATATAAACAAACTGATGCTGCAAAGATATTGAAAGATCAGCCGGTAAATTAA
- the purQ gene encoding phosphoribosylformylglycinamidine synthase subunit PurQ: MKFGVVVFPGSNCDRDMQDALQNDLNKEVQMLWHKDKDLSNFSTDDCIVLPGGFSFGDYLRCGAIARFSPMMQSVIEFANKGGKVLGVCNGFQVLCESHLLPGVLTMNAHQQFVCKNNYIKHNNERPLLIPVAHGDGRFQADEKTLDDLEKNNQILFTYCDATGNITNEANPNGAARNIAGIRNKEGNVFGMMPHPERASSSSLDNTDGLNVFSILGLA, encoded by the coding sequence ATGAAATTTGGCGTTGTAGTTTTTCCGGGCTCTAATTGTGATAGAGACATGCAAGATGCTTTGCAAAACGATTTGAACAAAGAAGTGCAAATGCTTTGGCACAAAGACAAGGATTTAAGCAACTTTTCAACTGATGATTGCATCGTATTACCAGGGGGATTCTCTTTCGGAGACTATCTAAGATGTGGTGCTATTGCACGTTTTAGCCCAATGATGCAAAGCGTTATTGAATTTGCCAATAAAGGCGGAAAAGTTTTGGGCGTTTGCAACGGCTTTCAAGTTCTTTGCGAAAGTCATTTACTACCGGGCGTTTTAACCATGAATGCGCATCAGCAGTTTGTATGTAAAAATAATTACATAAAACACAACAACGAAAGGCCTTTACTCATCCCGGTGGCACACGGAGATGGTCGTTTTCAGGCAGATGAAAAAACGCTAGATGACTTAGAAAAGAATAATCAAATATTATTTACCTATTGCGACGCAACCGGCAATATTACAAATGAAGCCAATCCAAATGGTGCTGCTAGAAATATTGCAGGCATCCGCAATAAAGAAGGGAATGTATTTGGCATGATGCCACACCCGGAAAGAGCTTCTTCCAGTTCTTTGGACAATACTGACGGCCTGAATGTTTTTAGCATATTGGGTCTTGCTTAA
- a CDS encoding beta-N-acetylhexosaminidase yields the protein MKKIILFCLFGFPFLMASAQQVSIIPRPLSENLLSGSFTLSPKTHFVFEKDTRLSAAFFNNYLDSFYHFSIKKSDNVKSGNTIVLKIVPNFSDTTIGAYSLNCENNKIVISSHNPEGIFYGIQTLIQLLPISSIVTKTLPIQNVVVKDAPRFGYRGMMLDVGRHFMPVGFVKQFIDYMALHKMNTFHWHLTEDQGWRIEIKKYPRLTEVGAWRDGTVTGKYPHWTETDHIKTGGFYTQEQIKEVVKYAAARYITIIPEIDMPGHSSAAIAAYPELSCFPDSSTNTSGLNWSGPTKGKLVQQTWGVFKDVYAPTPYTFHFIENVLDEVMALFPSKYIHIGGDECPKTYWKESAYCQKLIQEKGLKNEEGLQSYFISTIEKYLNSKGRKIIGWDEILEGGLAPNATVQSWRGEQGGVKAAQLHHNVIMSPTGFLYLPHPQILNDDSLTAGGYLPIKKVYNYDPVGKMDAASQKYVIGAESCLWTEYMKTPAKVEYMLFPRMAAVSEVLWTSPKLKDYSNFLIRLNDQINRYKFWNINYCKKFTVE from the coding sequence ATGAAGAAAATTATTTTATTCTGTTTATTTGGTTTCCCGTTTTTGATGGCAAGTGCGCAACAAGTGAGCATTATCCCTCGTCCATTAAGTGAAAATCTGTTGAGCGGTTCATTTACTTTATCTCCAAAAACACATTTTGTTTTTGAGAAGGACACCCGACTTTCAGCGGCATTCTTTAATAATTATCTGGATTCATTTTATCATTTTAGTATTAAAAAATCGGACAATGTAAAATCAGGCAATACGATTGTTCTCAAAATAGTGCCTAATTTTTCTGACACGACAATTGGCGCATATTCTTTGAATTGCGAAAACAATAAAATCGTTATTAGCAGCCACAACCCAGAAGGAATATTCTATGGTATACAGACGCTTATTCAGTTATTGCCCATTTCATCAATAGTCACAAAGACATTGCCTATCCAGAATGTTGTTGTGAAGGATGCGCCCCGCTTTGGATATAGGGGAATGATGCTCGATGTAGGTCGTCATTTTATGCCAGTTGGTTTTGTGAAACAATTTATCGATTACATGGCGCTTCATAAAATGAATACATTTCATTGGCATTTGACTGAAGATCAAGGTTGGCGTATAGAGATAAAGAAATATCCTCGTTTAACAGAAGTGGGTGCCTGGCGCGATGGTACAGTTACAGGAAAGTATCCTCACTGGACAGAAACAGATCATATAAAAACTGGGGGCTTTTATACGCAAGAACAAATAAAAGAGGTGGTAAAATATGCAGCGGCTCGCTACATTACGATCATCCCAGAAATAGATATGCCGGGTCATTCTTCTGCTGCGATTGCAGCTTATCCCGAATTAAGTTGTTTCCCGGATAGTTCTACCAATACAAGCGGATTAAATTGGAGCGGCCCTACAAAGGGTAAATTGGTGCAACAAACTTGGGGTGTGTTTAAAGATGTATATGCGCCTACGCCCTATACTTTCCATTTTATAGAAAATGTATTAGATGAAGTAATGGCACTTTTCCCTTCTAAATATATTCATATTGGTGGTGACGAATGTCCCAAAACTTATTGGAAAGAATCGGCATATTGTCAAAAACTGATTCAGGAAAAGGGACTGAAAAATGAAGAGGGATTACAAAGCTATTTTATTTCTACAATAGAAAAATACCTCAATAGTAAGGGCCGGAAAATTATAGGCTGGGATGAAATTTTAGAAGGAGGCTTGGCACCTAATGCAACGGTTCAAAGTTGGAGAGGTGAGCAAGGAGGTGTGAAAGCTGCTCAATTGCATCATAATGTAATAATGTCTCCTACAGGGTTTCTTTATTTGCCACATCCACAAATACTTAATGATGATTCTTTAACTGCCGGTGGATATCTTCCTATTAAAAAAGTATATAATTATGATCCGGTTGGCAAAATGGATGCGGCCTCTCAGAAATATGTAATTGGTGCAGAAAGTTGTTTGTGGACAGAGTATATGAAGACTCCTGCTAAGGTAGAATATATGTTATTCCCCCGTATGGCGGCTGTAAGTGAAGTATTATGGACAAGCCCGAAATTAAAAGATTATTCAAACTTTTTAATTCGTTTGAACGATCAAATAAATCGTTATAAATTTTGGAATATTAATTATTGTAAGAAATTCACTGTTGAATAA
- a CDS encoding KUP/HAK/KT family potassium transporter, protein MSKNSINKASFAGLVIALGIIYGDIGTSPLYVLDAIMNHNTIPVGRFDELVLGGISCIIWTLTLQTTIKYVVLTLRADNKGEGGIFSLYALVRRQRKWLVIPAMIGGAALLADGIITPPITVTSAIEGLRLIPAFQGIGVDVIVLIVMSIISVLFFMQQFGTNSIGKLFGPVMLLWFLMMAVLGSRHLMDNLGIFRAFNPYYAIRLLIDYPGGFWLLGAVFLCTTGAEALYSDLGHCGRKNIHYTWVFVKICLILSYMGQGSWLMEQNHLGILDLSKNPFFAIMPDGFRLIGIIIATFAAVIASQALISGSFTLISEALRLNLWPKMKIKYPTEEKGQVYIPGINTLLWIGCLAIVIHFQQSTKMEAAYGLAITLCMISTSILYANYLIGKRTKKRWVVLYLTVYLAIELSFLGANLNKFPHGGYVAIIVGGILFGVMYIWFRARKIKNRYVEFVRLEHYIPMIQELSNDKSIPMYSTHLVYMTSANNPKEIEHKIIYSILNRKPKRADIYWFVHVDILDDPYTTEFSVEHIIPNDIIRVEFRLGFRVEQKIQLMMKRVVEELYANKEVNITSRYESLERNNVAGDFKFIVLEKFLSTDNELPFIEKLIMRYYFWIKHVSLSEERGFGLDSSYVHVEKFPLIVSPSRNLNLRRVYPEGEEA, encoded by the coding sequence GTGAGTAAAAACAGCATAAACAAAGCTTCCTTTGCAGGACTGGTAATTGCACTCGGTATAATTTATGGAGATATTGGAACCTCTCCTTTATATGTGTTAGATGCTATTATGAATCACAATACCATTCCTGTTGGGAGGTTTGATGAATTGGTGCTTGGCGGGATCTCATGTATTATATGGACGCTTACCCTGCAAACCACCATCAAATACGTTGTACTTACATTACGTGCCGATAATAAAGGGGAGGGTGGGATCTTTAGTCTATATGCTTTGGTTCGCAGACAACGAAAATGGCTGGTTATTCCCGCAATGATTGGTGGAGCTGCACTTTTAGCCGATGGTATTATTACACCACCTATTACGGTGACTTCTGCGATTGAAGGGTTAAGACTTATTCCTGCTTTTCAAGGCATAGGGGTGGATGTTATAGTCTTAATAGTGATGTCTATTATTTCTGTACTTTTCTTCATGCAACAATTTGGAACAAATTCGATTGGTAAATTGTTTGGGCCTGTCATGTTGCTTTGGTTTTTAATGATGGCTGTATTAGGCTCTAGACATTTAATGGATAATTTGGGCATTTTTAGAGCATTCAATCCATATTATGCTATTCGTTTATTGATAGATTATCCCGGTGGATTTTGGTTATTGGGGGCGGTTTTTCTTTGTACAACGGGAGCAGAAGCATTGTATTCTGACTTAGGACATTGCGGTCGGAAGAATATTCATTATACTTGGGTATTTGTAAAAATTTGTTTGATACTGAGCTATATGGGTCAAGGATCTTGGTTGATGGAACAAAATCATTTGGGTATTTTAGATTTGAGCAAAAATCCATTTTTTGCTATCATGCCGGATGGCTTTAGACTGATAGGTATTATTATAGCCACATTTGCTGCGGTGATTGCATCGCAGGCTTTGATTTCAGGTTCTTTTACACTTATTTCCGAAGCATTACGCCTGAATCTCTGGCCCAAAATGAAAATTAAATACCCAACTGAAGAAAAAGGCCAGGTTTATATTCCGGGTATCAATACTTTGTTGTGGATAGGTTGTTTGGCAATTGTGATCCATTTTCAGCAATCCACGAAAATGGAAGCGGCTTACGGTTTAGCGATTACTTTGTGTATGATTAGTACATCAATTTTATATGCCAATTATTTGATTGGAAAAAGAACCAAAAAACGATGGGTCGTATTATATCTGACGGTGTATTTAGCTATTGAATTATCCTTTTTAGGCGCAAATCTTAATAAATTTCCACACGGTGGATACGTGGCCATCATTGTAGGTGGTATTCTATTTGGTGTAATGTACATTTGGTTTAGGGCACGTAAAATCAAAAACCGTTATGTGGAATTTGTAAGACTTGAACATTATATTCCAATGATTCAGGAGCTGAGTAATGATAAGTCGATTCCTATGTATTCTACACACTTGGTGTATATGACCAGTGCCAATAATCCCAAGGAAATAGAACATAAAATTATTTATTCTATTTTAAATAGAAAACCTAAACGAGCGGATATTTATTGGTTTGTCCATGTCGATATTTTAGATGATCCTTATACGACTGAATTCTCTGTAGAACATATTATTCCCAATGATATTATTCGGGTAGAATTTAGATTGGGTTTCCGTGTTGAGCAAAAGATACAATTGATGATGAAAAGGGTGGTAGAGGAGCTTTATGCAAATAAAGAAGTTAATATTACCAGCCGTTATGAGAGCCTCGAACGCAATAATGTAGCCGGTGATTTTAAATTTATAGTTTTAGAAAAATTTCTTTCAACGGATAATGAATTACCATTCATCGAGAAACTCATTATGCGCTATTATTTCTGGATAAAACATGTGAGTCTTAGTGAAGAGCGTGGCTTTGGACTCGATTCCAGTTATGTTCATGTGGAGAAATTTCCGCTTATCGTTTCTCCTTCCAGAAATCTTAACTTGCGCAGGGTCTATCCCGAAGGGGAAGAAGCTTAA
- a CDS encoding FecR family protein produces MDKNITPEMVERFLNNQSDEAEAELVAVFLKNESLEALNHYLPDDEWQNDGQREHLSEELPDKMWQSVAAKTTLLKTRKIIYLKRLLIAACTVGVFFVGSYFYTSRNYSKVDYSKNQVAKVPKIIGNTTDMDLDAVLPDGSKMILKPGASVQYYGSFKSNRELSLTGTAYFEVVHDSEHPFVVRANGISTTDLGTKFWVLNKASNQTVTIKLIEGSVVVRSFEKSFGMKDIYLIPGQKVVVDKIGCTALVSGIEERKNVPILDVTKKAAHLGNVVWTNSAYTFSKSSLNDVFGKLERRYKVFIKVKSADIADCQFTGKIMYSDSLETLIKTICAMNSLSYTKNGDTINIKK; encoded by the coding sequence ATGGATAAGAATATCACACCTGAGATGGTTGAAAGGTTTCTCAATAATCAAAGTGACGAAGCCGAGGCAGAGCTAGTAGCGGTTTTTTTGAAAAATGAATCTCTAGAAGCGCTGAATCATTATTTGCCAGATGATGAGTGGCAGAATGATGGGCAAAGGGAACATTTATCAGAAGAATTACCTGATAAAATGTGGCAATCTGTTGCTGCTAAAACCACTCTATTGAAAACCCGTAAAATAATATATTTAAAAAGATTGTTGATCGCGGCCTGTACTGTTGGTGTCTTTTTTGTCGGCTCGTATTTTTATACTTCAAGAAATTATTCCAAAGTTGATTATTCAAAAAATCAGGTAGCCAAAGTTCCAAAAATTATCGGGAATACGACTGACATGGATTTGGATGCTGTATTGCCAGATGGTTCTAAAATGATTTTGAAGCCTGGTGCTTCTGTTCAATATTACGGTTCTTTTAAAAGCAATCGCGAGCTTTCTTTAACAGGGACTGCCTATTTTGAGGTTGTACATGATAGTGAACATCCATTTGTTGTTCGTGCAAATGGTATTTCAACTACAGATTTAGGGACGAAATTTTGGGTTTTAAATAAAGCCTCCAATCAAACTGTAACCATAAAATTGATAGAAGGAAGTGTTGTCGTTCGTTCTTTTGAAAAGTCATTCGGAATGAAAGATATATACCTAATACCCGGGCAAAAAGTAGTCGTTGATAAAATTGGTTGTACAGCATTGGTAAGTGGGATAGAAGAAAGAAAAAATGTACCAATTTTGGATGTAACCAAAAAAGCTGCTCATTTAGGAAATGTTGTTTGGACGAATTCCGCTTATACATTCTCTAAATCGTCTTTGAATGATGTATTTGGGAAATTGGAAAGAAGATATAAGGTTTTTATAAAAGTAAAATCGGCAGATATTGCTGACTGTCAGTTTACGGGGAAGATTATGTATTCGGATTCATTGGAAACATTGATAAAAACCATTTGTGCCATGAATAGTCTCAGTTATACCAAAAATGGCGACACTATAAACATAAAAAAGTAA
- a CDS encoding type II toxin-antitoxin system VapC family toxin, whose translation MEKIFVDTNIVLDLLQKREEFYADAQELFTLSDKKEVKLFISALTLANTHYLLCKHLKMQARKVLAKFKVLVEVLPIDDKIMDLALVSDLKDFENAIQYYTAIENNMDLIITRNGKDFKTSSIPVLTTNEFLKR comes from the coding sequence ATGGAAAAGATTTTTGTAGATACAAATATTGTCTTGGATTTATTACAAAAACGAGAAGAGTTTTATGCAGATGCACAAGAATTATTTACACTTTCGGATAAAAAAGAAGTAAAGCTTTTCATTTCCGCATTGACCTTGGCCAATACCCATTACTTACTTTGTAAACACCTAAAAATGCAAGCAAGAAAAGTTTTAGCAAAATTCAAAGTCTTAGTCGAGGTTCTTCCAATAGATGATAAAATTATGGACTTAGCATTAGTCTCCGATTTAAAAGATTTTGAAAATGCCATCCAATATTATACAGCAATTGAAAATAATATGGACTTGATAATAACAAGAAATGGAAAAGATTTTAAAACCTCATCCATTCCTGTTTTAACTACTAATGAGTTCTTAAAACGCTAG
- a CDS encoding glycoside hydrolase family 18 protein gives MKKNTVLFGAVLTGIIFCIIAQSCSKTDGATHIKDSKPPKETKTFSRDSNFITLNNNIVVEGYLSLSKWYAYSYNDINYKNLTHIVYAFLRPTSATDATLTTGDTAYERAAYSLYPDLVHKTFLDYGDQLIARAHANNVKVLIGIAGGNGKSARDLAGVFSNDSLRADFVSNLVNLCAAHGYDGVDLDYEYPTSASDGAGVLNFAQDLRIAFLQSDTLSKKDMLITMACPVGNWSGEYYDYTKLAKCVNWFSPMTYSFSSASAATLNAPLNNNPVLNINTSVATSVDYFKNTRGIDPRQIVIGVPFFGWVYNGYTALNAPATRIDKAYKDLYNTYIQGAPGNGFVSQWDDVSKQTYLVNTTTGIMLTYDNEAALSAKCSYIKTNGLKGAMIWELSRGFIAGATDPNPLLTTLGNGLLKE, from the coding sequence ATGAAAAAAAATACGGTGTTGTTTGGTGCAGTTCTTACAGGTATTATTTTTTGTATAATTGCTCAAAGCTGTTCAAAAACAGATGGAGCAACACATATAAAAGATAGTAAGCCTCCGAAAGAAACAAAAACATTTAGTCGCGATAGTAATTTTATTACATTGAATAATAATATTGTTGTAGAGGGTTATTTGTCATTATCCAAATGGTACGCATATTCTTACAACGATATTAATTATAAAAATTTGACACATATTGTATATGCTTTTTTAAGACCCACATCTGCAACGGATGCTACGCTTACAACCGGTGACACCGCTTATGAACGAGCGGCATATAGTCTTTATCCAGACCTTGTTCACAAAACATTTTTAGACTATGGAGATCAACTGATCGCTAGGGCACATGCCAACAATGTAAAAGTTCTCATAGGTATTGCAGGGGGAAATGGTAAAAGCGCAAGAGATCTTGCAGGTGTATTTTCAAATGATAGCTTGAGAGCAGATTTTGTAAGCAATTTAGTGAATTTATGTGCTGCTCACGGATATGATGGTGTGGATTTAGATTATGAATATCCTACATCAGCAAGTGATGGAGCAGGCGTATTAAATTTTGCTCAAGACTTACGGATTGCTTTTTTACAATCCGATACTTTGTCTAAAAAAGATATGTTGATTACGATGGCTTGCCCGGTAGGCAATTGGTCGGGAGAATATTACGATTATACAAAATTGGCCAAATGTGTGAATTGGTTTTCGCCAATGACTTATTCATTTTCTTCTGCTTCTGCAGCTACTCTAAACGCACCGTTGAATAATAATCCTGTGTTAAATATAAATACTTCCGTAGCAACTTCAGTTGATTATTTTAAAAATACAAGAGGCATAGATCCAAGGCAAATCGTTATTGGTGTTCCGTTTTTTGGATGGGTATATAACGGCTATACTGCACTGAATGCACCTGCCACAAGAATTGATAAGGCTTATAAAGATTTATATAACACGTATATTCAAGGGGCACCTGGTAATGGATTTGTATCGCAATGGGATGATGTGAGCAAACAAACTTATCTGGTAAATACGACCACCGGCATTATGCTTACTTATGATAATGAGGCAGCTCTTAGTGCTAAATGTAGTTATATAAAGACCAATGGATTAAAAGGAGCCATGATATGGGAACTATCTAGAGGCTTTATTGCAGGTGCTACAGACCCGAATCCGCTGTTAACGACACTTGGGAATGGGTTGTTAAAAGAGTAA
- a CDS encoding DUF6364 family protein, translated as MNTKLTLNLNKSIIESAKDYAKDNSTSLSKLIENYLNSLTKKDRENIKISPLVESLTGVIPNETKESIKNEYYAYLNKKYS; from the coding sequence ATGAATACAAAATTGACTTTAAATCTAAATAAAAGCATTATTGAAAGTGCAAAAGATTATGCGAAGGACAATAGCACAAGCCTTTCTAAACTAATTGAAAATTATTTGAATTCTCTTACGAAAAAAGATAGGGAAAATATAAAAATTAGTCCTCTTGTTGAAAGTTTAACCGGCGTAATTCCCAATGAAACTAAAGAAAGCATCAAAAATGAATATTATGCGTATCTGAATAAAAAATATTCATAA